One stretch of Tepidibacter hydrothermalis DNA includes these proteins:
- a CDS encoding energy-coupling factor transporter transmembrane component T family protein produces MGKIGTLYFEEDTFLHKLDSGIKFILFMVWTIITFMFLDIRIFACIGILGIILLYKSKIPFKTIKIMVGVMIGFNLLNSLFILLITPQYGSKLTGTYTYIIDIGYSVITLESLFYVLTLSLKYATLLPITLIFIFTTHPSKFASSLNKMGVPYKIAYALNIAFRYIPDIQKEFNQIVNSQQARGISFKKGEASVSKRVKNFTAIIMPLITSALKRIEVVSNAMDLRGFGKHNSRTWYNYHKINKMDYLVLSISLICLLTSIYIKLNMNFNLWYPF; encoded by the coding sequence ATGGGTAAAATAGGAACTTTATATTTTGAAGAAGATACATTTTTACACAAATTAGATTCTGGTATTAAATTTATATTGTTTATGGTATGGACTATAATAACTTTTATGTTTTTAGATATTAGAATATTTGCATGTATAGGTATATTAGGAATTATATTATTGTATAAATCTAAAATTCCTTTTAAGACTATTAAAATTATGGTTGGGGTTATGATTGGTTTTAACTTATTAAATTCTTTATTTATATTACTAATAACTCCTCAATATGGATCAAAGTTAACGGGTACATACACATATATAATTGATATAGGTTACAGTGTTATTACACTTGAAAGTCTATTTTATGTTTTGACTTTATCTTTAAAATACGCTACACTACTTCCTATAACTCTTATATTTATATTTACTACTCATCCTAGTAAATTTGCAAGTAGCTTAAATAAGATGGGAGTTCCATATAAGATAGCTTATGCTTTAAATATAGCGTTTAGGTATATTCCTGATATTCAAAAGGAATTTAATCAGATAGTTAATTCTCAACAAGCTAGAGGTATTTCTTTTAAAAAGGGAGAGGCTTCTGTGTCTAAAAGAGTTAAAAATTTTACTGCTATAATAATGCCGTTAATTACGAGTGCATTAAAAAGGATAGAGGTAGTATCAAATGCCATGGATCTTAGAGGGTTTGGTAAACATAATAGTAGAACGTGGTATAATTATCACAAGATTAATAAAATGGATTATTTAGTTTTGTCAATATCTTTAATATGTTTATTAACTTCTATATATATCAAATTGAATATGAATTTTAATTTATGGTATCCGTTTTAA
- a CDS encoding ABC transporter ATP-binding protein translates to MASIISFKDFTFKYKSLSKPTLNNINLDIQRGEKVLIAGPSGSGKSTLAHCINGLIPFSYDGDITGELVIDNINPYKTSIFEISKRVGTILQDQDGQFIGLSVGEDIAFYFENENIEQVKMKEEVIRAAKLVDMMKYIDCSPYELSGGQKQRVSLGGILTTQAEILLFDEPLANLDPASGKKVMKLIDEIHKKTGKTIIIVEHRIEDVLEASFDKVVVVDRGEIQACTTPSEILASNILKKYGLREPLYIEALKHSGCTIKKEDKLDSFDNVNKSEFKDKVNSFYKNLNTSKDKKEYKDIVLSVKDLEFSYDKNEKIIKGISFDLYEGELISLLGNNGSGKSTLSNIITGINKHDKGEIVYKGDNINDWSISSRGKHIGYVMQNPNYMITQNMIKDEVALGILNKGYDSDTISAKVEDVLKICGLISYKNWPVCALSYGQKKRLTIASMLILEPTVLILDEPTAGQDYKHYTEFMEFIKTLTFKGISIILITHDMHLALEYTDRAVVLSDGQKIADDRVANVLADEKIIKKADLKETSLSKLASLLGIEDVNSFIQSFIDYENGKKECING, encoded by the coding sequence ATGGCATCGATAATTTCTTTTAAGGATTTCACATTTAAGTATAAGAGTTTATCAAAGCCAACTCTAAATAATATAAATCTTGATATACAAAGAGGGGAAAAGGTTTTAATAGCTGGACCCAGTGGATCAGGAAAGTCGACATTAGCTCATTGTATAAATGGGCTAATTCCATTTTCATATGATGGAGATATAACAGGTGAGTTGGTTATTGATAATATAAATCCATATAAAACTAGTATATTTGAAATAAGTAAAAGGGTTGGAACTATACTTCAAGATCAAGATGGTCAATTCATAGGGCTTTCTGTTGGAGAAGATATAGCTTTTTATTTTGAAAATGAGAATATAGAGCAAGTTAAGATGAAAGAGGAAGTAATAAGAGCAGCTAAGCTTGTAGATATGATGAAATATATAGATTGTAGTCCTTATGAATTATCAGGAGGGCAAAAGCAAAGAGTATCTCTTGGTGGTATACTTACAACTCAAGCTGAAATTTTATTATTTGATGAACCACTAGCAAATTTGGATCCTGCAAGTGGTAAAAAGGTTATGAAATTAATAGATGAGATACATAAAAAAACAGGAAAAACGATTATAATAGTAGAACACAGAATTGAAGATGTTTTGGAGGCTTCTTTTGATAAGGTTGTTGTAGTTGATAGAGGCGAAATACAAGCTTGCACAACTCCTAGTGAAATACTTGCATCAAATATATTGAAGAAATATGGACTTAGAGAACCTTTATATATAGAAGCTTTAAAACATTCAGGTTGTACAATTAAAAAAGAAGATAAATTAGATAGTTTTGATAATGTTAATAAATCTGAGTTTAAAGATAAAGTAAACTCTTTTTATAAAAACTTGAATACATCTAAAGATAAAAAAGAGTATAAAGATATTGTATTATCAGTTAAAGATTTAGAGTTTTCGTATGATAAAAATGAAAAAATAATAAAAGGGATATCGTTTGATCTTTATGAAGGAGAACTTATTTCTTTACTTGGAAATAATGGTTCTGGAAAATCAACTTTATCTAATATTATAACTGGAATAAATAAGCATGATAAAGGTGAAATTGTTTATAAAGGCGATAATATAAATGATTGGAGTATATCAAGTAGAGGTAAACATATAGGATATGTTATGCAAAATCCAAATTATATGATCACACAGAATATGATTAAGGATGAAGTTGCCTTAGGAATATTGAATAAAGGATATGATAGTGATACTATATCAGCTAAAGTGGAAGATGTTTTAAAAATATGTGGATTGATTTCTTATAAAAATTGGCCGGTATGTGCACTTAGTTATGGTCAAAAGAAAAGACTTACAATAGCGTCTATGCTTATACTTGAGCCTACGGTATTGATACTCGATGAGCCTACTGCTGGTCAGGATTATAAACATTATACTGAGTTTATGGAGTTTATAAAGACATTAACATTCAAAGGAATATCTATTATATTGATAACACATGATATGCATCTAGCTCTTGAATATACTGATAGAGCTGTTGTTTTAAGTGATGGTCAAAAAATTGCAGATGATAGAGTTGCTAATGTGTTAGCAGATGAAAAAATTATAAAAAAGGCTGATTTAAAAGAAACATCTTTATCAAAACTTGCTAGTCTTTTAGGTATAGAAGATGTTAATTCATTTATTCAAAGTTTTATAGATTATGAAAATGGAAAAAAGGAGTGTATTAATGGGTAA
- a CDS encoding ECF-type riboflavin transporter substrate-binding protein: MIEIKKSIFEFDTKTVVTIGIGAALYGVLGLFGFPIAPNTNIKPAVALLSIFAALFGPVVGFLVGFIGHALTDMIAGWGIWWGWVLSSAIMGFFMGLVYNYKEFSVKNGIATKRHYIYMIFTGTIGIIIAFVFAGAFDVMFMSEPANKIVIQVVGAIVSNLIVFLALGIPTILGLVNVNKKNSNLELDK; encoded by the coding sequence ATGATTGAAATAAAAAAATCAATATTTGAATTTGATACTAAGACAGTAGTAACTATAGGTATAGGAGCAGCTTTATATGGAGTATTAGGTTTATTTGGGTTTCCAATAGCGCCTAACACTAATATCAAGCCTGCGGTTGCACTGTTGAGCATTTTTGCGGCTTTATTTGGACCTGTAGTAGGTTTTTTGGTAGGGTTTATAGGACATGCACTGACTGATATGATAGCTGGATGGGGAATCTGGTGGGGTTGGGTTTTAAGTTCTGCTATTATGGGATTTTTTATGGGTCTTGTATATAACTACAAAGAATTTAGTGTTAAAAATGGGATTGCTACTAAAAGACACTATATATATATGATATTTACTGGAACAATAGGTATAATTATAGCGTTTGTATTTGCAGGAGCATTTGATGTAATGTTTATGAGTGAGCCAGCTAATAAGATTGTTATACAAGTTGTAGGAGCGATTGTATCTAATCTTATTGTGTTTCTAGCACTGGGAATACCTACTATATTAGGTCTTGTGAACGTTAATAAGAAAAACTCGAATTTAGAACTAGATAAGTAA